AGAGGCGCCAGTTGCTGCCGAAGCGAGAGCGTGAAGGAGTGCAGCGCGGCCTTGGTAGCGCTATAAATGGGCGCGGCCACCATCGGCGCAAACGCCAGCCTCGACGACACATTGATCACCGCTGGATTGGCTTGCTGCCGCAAGTGGGGCAGCAGCAAAGCCGTCAGGTGAATGGGCGCCTCGAAGTTGATGGCAATTTCCTGCCGTTGCTCTTCCCAGGCATCTAAGCTGGGGGGCAAATCGGCTAGCTGAAAACGGTTTTGGATGCCGGCGTTATTAATCAGCACGTTCAACGCCGGAAAGTCAGCCTGCACTCGGCGGGCCAGTTCAGCACGGTCGGCGGCCTGCGCCAAGTCGCACTCGTAGATGTGCAAGCCGGGCACCTTGTCTTGCGCTTCGCGCAATTTATCGGCGCGGCGCCCGCAGATAATTACGTCGCTGCCCGCCTCGCGCAGGCGTTGGGCCAGGGCCAGCCCAATGCCGGACGCGCCGCCCGTTATAAGAATCGTGTTGTTTTGGAGGTTCATAGAATAGCTACGGCTGATGGTTGATAAGGAACAGATTCTAAGGTTCCTAAACGCAGACGAAGCGTGCGAGAACGAAAAACCTGGACCCTAGCTCTCATTTTTTGCCAGCGGCAATGCCCACAGGCCGTACACCAGCAGAAGCGAAAAGGCATAAAAAAAAAGGCATCCCACCCGGAATGCCCTTTTCAAATCCCAAAGTTGAAGACAAAGTCCCACCCCTACTTCAACCTGGGTTAGTCCACCAGAACCGGCGCCACAACTGACAGTATTGGCACCATTCCAGAGACTAAGACTGTTGGTGAAAGCCAGATAAGCAGCTTATCACAAGTATCTTCACTAAAGCGAGAGCCTCAATTATGATGGCAATTTAGAAAAAAGTTGGTAATACCAACTGTTATCACCTTAAAAATTTATAGGGCAAAAGTAAAAAACCTGTACTTTTATTAAAACAGCCCATAGAATGAAGGCTGTTATCGTTACAACAAACAATTATTAAGGAACTTTGCATTGTGTCGCCGCTCCACATGCCTATTTCCTGTCATTTCCC
The window above is part of the Hymenobacter radiodurans genome. Proteins encoded here:
- a CDS encoding SDR family oxidoreductase, which gives rise to MNLQNNTILITGGASGIGLALAQRLREAGSDVIICGRRADKLREAQDKVPGLHIYECDLAQAADRAELARRVQADFPALNVLINNAGIQNRFQLADLPPSLDAWEEQRQEIAINFEAPIHLTALLLPHLRQQANPAVINVSSRLAFAPMVAAPIYSATKAALHSFTLSLRQQLAPLGVSVLEIVPPGVNTDLGGPGLHTWAVPVDEFADSIVARLAAGEQEIGYGTSEKIRQASRAELDARFEQINSQ